One segment of Methanobacterium formicicum DSM 3637 DNA contains the following:
- the rnc gene encoding ribonuclease III, with amino-acid sequence MRILEKFSITPKNLHLYDIAFLHESYSYENNLNECYERLEFLGDAVLDLVVSEFLYESDQDLDEGELTRLRANYVCNKALYTYSMDVGLNKYVKLGAGAELSRRELHSVTGDVFEAFIGALYLDLGLGYVKKFLSQTVLPHIDHGDIFFYDYKSELQQLSNKDGFSIIYELLNEKGEPHKKIFTMAAMIDGKNFGEGGGGSKKEAQQNAAKEALKKL; translated from the coding sequence ATGCGAATCCTGGAAAAATTTTCAATAACACCGAAAAATCTCCATCTTTATGATATAGCATTCTTACACGAGTCCTATTCATATGAAAACAACCTTAATGAGTGTTATGAAAGATTGGAATTTTTAGGTGATGCTGTCCTGGATCTGGTGGTATCGGAATTTTTATATGAAAGTGATCAGGATTTAGATGAAGGTGAATTAACCCGTTTGCGCGCTAATTATGTGTGTAACAAAGCTCTTTATACTTATTCTATGGATGTTGGTCTGAATAAATATGTTAAACTGGGTGCAGGAGCAGAATTATCTCGCAGGGAACTTCATTCAGTTACCGGGGATGTATTCGAAGCATTTATAGGGGCACTGTATCTGGATTTAGGCCTGGGCTATGTTAAAAAATTCCTTTCACAAACAGTTCTACCCCACATTGACCATGGAGATATCTTTTTTTACGACTATAAATCAGAATTACAGCAATTATCCAATAAGGATGGCTTCAGTATTATTTATGAGTTACTCAACGAAAAGGGAGAACCCCATAAAAAAATATTCACCATGGCGGCCATGATAGATGGGAAAAATTTTGGTGAGGGTGGGGGTGGTAGTAAAAAGGAAGCCCAGCAGAATGCAGCTAAAGAAGCTTTGAAAAAGCTTTAA
- the uppS gene encoding polyprenyl diphosphate synthase, which translates to MSVLDPLYSIYEWYISRDLRLEEMPKHVAITMDGNRRYARFQRNMSTLDGHKHGRNTLEEFLGWCVDLGIEIVTVYAFSSKNFNRPSEEVEGLMELFKENFEGIAQNKNIHNNEVRVKAVGQLDLLPDDVRRAIDIAEKSTANYDKMILNIAIGYDGRLEIVDTIKKISEKVKDGKLDPASITEKMVNENLYTAGLDDPNLIIRTSGEERFSGFLLWQASYSELYFCDSYWPAFRKVDFLRALRSYQQRERRYGV; encoded by the coding sequence ATGTCTGTTTTAGATCCACTTTATTCGATATACGAATGGTACATATCACGGGATCTCCGGTTGGAGGAGATGCCCAAGCATGTAGCCATAACTATGGATGGTAACCGGCGATATGCCCGGTTTCAAAGAAATATGAGTACTTTAGATGGTCATAAACATGGAAGGAATACTCTTGAAGAATTTTTAGGATGGTGCGTTGATCTGGGTATTGAGATCGTCACTGTTTATGCCTTTTCAAGTAAAAACTTCAACCGACCATCAGAAGAAGTTGAAGGTTTAATGGAACTTTTTAAAGAAAATTTTGAAGGTATCGCTCAAAATAAGAACATACACAATAATGAAGTCCGAGTAAAAGCTGTGGGGCAGCTTGATTTATTACCGGATGATGTTAGGAGGGCCATAGACATCGCTGAAAAATCAACGGCCAACTATGATAAAATGATCCTGAATATAGCCATTGGTTACGATGGGCGCCTGGAAATTGTGGATACCATTAAAAAGATCTCAGAAAAAGTTAAGGATGGAAAACTGGATCCTGCCAGCATTACTGAAAAAATGGTAAATGAAAACCTTTACACTGCAGGGCTGGATGACCCTAACCTCATTATCCGAACCAGTGGAGAGGAAAGGTTCAGTGGGTTTTTATTATGGCAAGCATCATACTCAGAACTCTATTTCTGTGACAGTTACTGGCCAGCTTTCAGAAAAGTAGACTTTTTAAGGGCTTTAAGATCATACCAGCAAAGGGAAAGACGATATGGGGTTTAA
- a CDS encoding HNH endonuclease, which translates to MSFPPEVKENLFIACHRRCCICHEFKGTNMEVHHIIQKADGGKDTEENGIPLCFDCHANVGSYNSRHPKGNKYSPTELRRHKDQWLEACNNLLNVIDESPKTLEEIVHMGIKSFTRATGNMPDRTLSLIDFFDDNGIKKNSGWNKDLFNVLEEFINKIDPENAHRIHLETHLSIAFVAGYLLDSKSGIEIYPMQKTRGRGKKDWTPEQEYTKDYPKLKEEILVFSSEPKDVVLVLGITYNILDAVQNYIDNSEIRVSKIINCNVDGNIGHNTIIDGTHAIELANSIFKVLNERRSIQEKRNNLHIFAACPVAFFFYLGQLSRKIGKIELYEFNSDNSTYLPTFKLPINRSET; encoded by the coding sequence ATGTCATTTCCACCAGAAGTTAAAGAAAACTTATTTATAGCGTGCCATAGACGTTGCTGTATTTGTCATGAGTTTAAAGGAACTAATATGGAAGTTCATCATATTATTCAAAAAGCCGATGGTGGAAAAGACACAGAAGAAAATGGAATCCCTTTATGTTTTGATTGTCATGCCAATGTAGGCTCATATAACTCCAGACATCCTAAAGGCAATAAATATAGTCCTACTGAACTGCGTAGACACAAAGATCAATGGCTTGAAGCATGCAATAATCTACTTAATGTTATAGATGAATCCCCCAAAACACTAGAAGAGATTGTACATATGGGGATCAAAAGCTTTACAAGAGCTACTGGAAACATGCCCGATAGAACCTTATCTCTTATTGATTTTTTCGACGATAATGGAATTAAAAAAAATAGTGGTTGGAATAAAGATTTATTTAACGTTTTAGAGGAATTTATAAACAAAATTGATCCAGAAAATGCGCATCGAATCCATTTAGAGACACACTTATCCATTGCGTTCGTTGCAGGATATCTTTTAGACTCTAAATCTGGAATAGAGATATATCCAATGCAAAAAACTAGAGGTAGAGGGAAAAAAGATTGGACACCTGAACAAGAGTATACTAAAGATTATCCTAAATTAAAAGAGGAGATCTTAGTTTTTTCATCTGAACCAAAAGATGTCGTATTGGTTTTAGGAATAACGTATAATATACTGGATGCTGTTCAAAATTATATCGATAACAGCGAAATAAGGGTTTCTAAGATAATTAACTGTAATGTTGACGGAAATATAGGACATAATACTATAATAGATGGAACACATGCCATTGAACTAGCAAATAGTATTTTTAAGGTATTAAATGAAAGGAGGAGTATACAAGAAAAAAGGAACAATCTTCACATTTTTGCAGCTTGCCCAGTAGCCTTTTTTTTCTATTTAGGACAGCTTTCGAGAAAAATTGGAAAAATTGAACTATATGAGTTTAATTCAGATAATTCAACATATTTACCAACGTTTAAATTGCCTATTAATCGTTCTGAAACATAA
- a CDS encoding ThiF family adenylyltransferase: MQHKKLSPELKEGINSLKFINEVKILQKWQWEPYSSKWFMKICISTNTNNRGKIPDDSLWCIVVEENYPEGLLKIYPDAHSDFKLTFRHQSNNGELAKNNLWRKGNLCIESPLKCLGKYDFYSEPIEAETRLLWNVQRAIAWIHAANDNLLVKNGDPFELPEFKINYPIYCVFSEDEQCFTDWKSLGKKFGIAKLDKYNSEPSVYFIKEFDDENNNLIKTVSWGNYLSHNSDEFNSKKKSKKLFTALWVLLDEIPVVNEWQAPNFYGELFNACNKQNIDLKSLIQKLACNIRDGNDHFLFLGFPIPRVINGADSVIQWQALKLPLLSQKKEKIKRTHESSGRKKSNDASRYTKGSRSNNEKALWNLDRAKFNSEQEIEWLKSQNWNMQEINSRGQLCKDLTRMKTLIIGAGTIGASIAELFSRSGITNIGIMDDDRLEVGNLSRHPLGLMQIGKYKSEEMEAFLNYTNPHIKAEGINEELKCSDEIIEKITGYDLIIDCTGEDSVLRKIEKFRFESDKIFASVSLGVGAKRLYLSLQNSKKFKLFNFREKMAPWIKKEKHELSKYDLPRDGIGCWSSIFPARYDDILLASSTAVKIIEDFVIRKEKEFNGVYKQYTKNGFLIGYIKIE; this comes from the coding sequence ATGCAACATAAAAAACTTAGTCCTGAATTAAAAGAAGGGATTAATTCATTAAAATTTATAAATGAAGTAAAAATTTTACAAAAATGGCAATGGGAACCATATTCCTCTAAATGGTTTATGAAAATATGTATAAGTACAAACACAAATAATAGGGGAAAAATACCTGATGATTCATTATGGTGTATTGTGGTTGAGGAAAATTACCCTGAAGGATTACTAAAAATATATCCTGATGCCCATAGTGATTTTAAGCTTACATTTAGACACCAATCCAATAATGGGGAGTTAGCGAAAAATAATTTATGGAGAAAAGGTAATTTATGCATTGAATCCCCCTTAAAATGTTTAGGAAAGTATGATTTTTATTCCGAGCCAATAGAGGCGGAAACTCGTTTGTTATGGAATGTCCAAAGAGCCATTGCTTGGATTCATGCCGCTAATGATAATCTGCTGGTGAAAAATGGAGACCCTTTTGAACTACCAGAATTTAAAATTAACTATCCAATATACTGTGTATTTTCCGAAGATGAACAATGCTTCACTGATTGGAAAAGTTTAGGAAAAAAATTTGGAATTGCTAAATTGGATAAATATAATTCTGAGCCATCCGTATATTTTATTAAAGAGTTTGATGATGAAAATAACAACCTAATTAAAACTGTTAGTTGGGGAAACTATTTATCACATAATTCGGATGAATTTAATTCTAAAAAGAAGTCTAAAAAATTGTTTACAGCACTTTGGGTTTTACTTGATGAGATTCCTGTTGTTAATGAATGGCAAGCTCCAAATTTTTATGGTGAACTTTTTAATGCTTGCAACAAACAAAATATTGACTTAAAATCTTTAATCCAAAAGTTAGCTTGTAATATTAGAGATGGCAATGATCATTTTCTTTTTTTAGGTTTTCCAATACCCAGGGTAATTAATGGCGCAGACTCTGTTATTCAATGGCAAGCCCTTAAACTACCCCTTCTTTCACAAAAAAAGGAAAAAATAAAAAGAACTCATGAAAGTTCAGGAAGAAAAAAAAGTAATGATGCTTCACGTTACACCAAAGGGAGCAGATCTAATAATGAAAAAGCATTATGGAATTTAGATAGGGCAAAATTCAATTCAGAACAAGAAATAGAGTGGTTAAAATCTCAAAATTGGAATATGCAAGAAATAAATAGTCGAGGACAATTATGTAAAGATCTGACTCGCATGAAAACCTTAATAATTGGTGCAGGGACCATAGGGGCTTCAATTGCGGAATTATTTTCCAGATCTGGAATAACAAATATAGGTATTATGGATGATGATCGACTTGAAGTAGGAAATTTGTCAAGACATCCTCTTGGATTAATGCAAATTGGAAAATATAAATCTGAAGAAATGGAGGCTTTTTTAAATTATACTAATCCACATATCAAAGCAGAAGGCATTAATGAGGAGTTAAAATGTTCAGATGAAATTATTGAAAAAATTACTGGATATGATTTGATTATTGATTGTACGGGTGAAGATTCTGTATTAAGGAAGATTGAAAAGTTTAGATTTGAAAGTGATAAAATATTTGCGTCTGTTTCACTAGGTGTTGGAGCTAAAAGATTATATTTATCCTTGCAAAATAGTAAAAAGTTTAAATTATTTAATTTTCGAGAAAAGATGGCACCTTGGATAAAAAAAGAGAAACATGAACTTTCAAAATATGATTTACCACGAGATGGAATCGGTTGTTGGAGTTCTATATTTCCTGCAAGATATGATGATATTTTACTTGCTTCAAGCACAGCAGTAAAAATAATTGAAGATTTCGTTATTAGAAAAGAAAAGGAATTTAATGGAGTATATAAACAATATACAAAAAATGGATTCCTTATAGGTTATATAAAAATTGAGTAG
- a CDS encoding Mov34/MPN/PAD-1 family protein, producing the protein MKVIRFKSADNKFSVSFTDTILSNIHHECIQAKNKETGGILIGKYSEDRNTAIISKITGPPNGSKQGKCSFKRTPVNLNKILHDKWDLGYRYIGDWHFHPNSSSKPSTIDNIQMNKFANDKKLNCSEPILLIIGGNQNEGWKISLHVYTQRNRINLQKE; encoded by the coding sequence ATGAAAGTAATTAGATTTAAAAGTGCTGATAATAAGTTTTCTGTATCTTTTACTGATACAATTCTTAGTAATATCCATCATGAATGTATACAAGCTAAAAATAAAGAAACAGGTGGGATATTAATTGGTAAGTACTCAGAAGATAGAAATACAGCTATTATTAGTAAAATAACAGGACCACCAAATGGTTCAAAACAAGGTAAGTGCTCCTTCAAGAGAACACCTGTCAACTTAAATAAGATTCTTCATGATAAATGGGATTTGGGTTATCGTTATATCGGGGACTGGCATTTTCACCCTAATTCCTCTTCTAAACCTAGTACAATAGATAACATCCAGATGAACAAATTTGCAAATGATAAAAAATTAAATTGTTCTGAACCAATTCTATTAATCATTGGTGGAAATCAAAATGAAGGATGGAAAATAAGTTTACATGTTTATACTCAAAGAAACAGAATTAATTTGCAAAAAGAGTAA
- a CDS encoding DUF5677 domain-containing protein, with the protein MNNKNRSSLDDHQKKGKKLIPPLKQISNLDFTSWHNRLPEYLYAALLTANLSQEEYLIKFRLMVEHFAYVEEDLRPEDLSLTSLSKCDKSFLSNALHTLFDDKEIKSILKPLLLFEELPAYSIWKDIIGSEASEEDWNILKIAIGKTLYHNSQASTDIRWLCVVYKMACGNIRINEDLIDIMNNVWDYPYEGDLKEVRPTIRVLEGSLAYWAENSAKWVTKFWEECLFRTTPEVLVRKRNSHYKIDEELSKRFKTIWNKLFQRFYDTLETSDADAKHDASFGLVMYSLRIITECVNRNTGNYLIGRILLRSLVENYITFAYLVKKDKIELWESYRRYGAGQAKLVSLKAEKYESDPSFISFDDVNEIANEDMREEFVDIDLGHWAGVDLRKMSEYSDTKKTYDKYYDWTSGYSHGNWAAVRDSIYTTDFNPLHKLMRVPSPKLDFNDIIGDMMEIMNLQLSLLSELYELEDLTI; encoded by the coding sequence ATGAATAATAAAAATAGGAGTTCCTTAGATGACCATCAAAAAAAGGGTAAAAAATTAATTCCACCTCTTAAACAGATTTCTAACCTTGATTTCACATCTTGGCATAATAGATTACCTGAATACTTATATGCAGCCCTTTTAACAGCAAATTTGTCACAAGAGGAATATTTAATTAAATTTAGGTTAATGGTTGAACATTTTGCTTATGTTGAAGAAGATTTAAGGCCTGAAGATTTATCTTTAACTTCTTTAAGCAAATGCGATAAAAGTTTCCTGAGTAATGCACTACATACGCTTTTTGATGATAAAGAAATAAAAAGTATTCTTAAACCTTTACTTTTGTTTGAAGAACTTCCTGCTTATTCAATATGGAAAGATATTATTGGTTCTGAAGCTTCTGAAGAGGATTGGAATATACTTAAGATAGCAATTGGTAAAACTTTATACCATAATTCTCAAGCATCCACTGACATTAGATGGTTATGTGTAGTATATAAAATGGCTTGTGGAAACATAAGGATTAATGAAGATTTAATTGATATTATGAATAATGTATGGGATTATCCATATGAAGGAGATTTAAAAGAAGTTAGACCAACAATTAGAGTTTTGGAAGGTTCTCTCGCATATTGGGCGGAAAATTCTGCAAAATGGGTTACAAAATTTTGGGAGGAATGTTTATTTAGAACTACTCCTGAAGTCCTAGTTAGAAAACGAAACTCGCATTATAAAATAGATGAAGAGCTATCGAAAAGATTTAAAACAATTTGGAATAAGCTTTTCCAAAGATTCTATGATACATTGGAAACTTCAGATGCAGATGCAAAACATGATGCTTCTTTTGGATTAGTAATGTATTCTTTACGTATAATAACTGAATGTGTGAACCGGAATACTGGAAATTATTTAATAGGGCGTATATTATTAAGAAGTTTGGTTGAAAATTATATAACATTCGCTTATTTAGTGAAAAAGGATAAAATTGAGTTATGGGAAAGTTATCGTAGATATGGTGCTGGGCAAGCTAAGTTGGTTTCTTTAAAAGCTGAAAAATATGAGTCTGATCCTTCATTTATTAGTTTTGATGATGTGAATGAAATTGCTAATGAAGATATGCGTGAGGAATTTGTTGATATAGATCTTGGTCATTGGGCTGGAGTAGATCTTAGGAAAATGAGTGAATACAGTGATACTAAGAAAACTTATGATAAATATTATGACTGGACTTCTGGGTATTCACATGGAAATTGGGCAGCTGTAAGAGATTCAATTTATACAACAGATTTTAATCCGCTTCATAAATTAATGCGAGTTCCATCTCCAAAATTAGATTTCAATGATATTATTGGTGATATGATGGAGATTATGAATCTACAGCTTTCACTGTTATCCGAATTATATGAACTCGAAGATTTAACAATTTAA
- a CDS encoding DNA-directed DNA polymerase — MKRKIENLKSVQEVREYDIPFERRYLIDKGLSPMNGVSVQGKVLSTRSSICMFKVEKHPKALELKPELKILSFDIEINSPNGIPQPERDPIVIISFSSNHGLEKTFSTKKSYSAFVRTVPNEKELLNKFVETIKAENPDIITGYNSDSFDFPYIKERADRLGVALKLGVDESKLKLVTVPKKAAMIKGRIHVDLYRITRRHLQLNSHTVGSVYKVLFGIDRIDLPASEIYNCWNDSDRKEAVFRYSIEDAKAIIQIGEQMLPMSIELARIVGQSLFDIVRRGTGTQVKWHLIRKAYEYDHILPNEPGKFERNVVGGYVKEPIQGLHENICYFDFRSLYPSIIVAKNISLETLCQDGDEETCHIAPEFGYKFKKEPIGFIPTVTAQILNERIRIKAKMKESTDPEEKQILNFRQEALKTLISTIYGLYNHPQYRWYCVEASEAITAWGKDFLIKTIEKAENHGLKPVYADTDGFFVTMPKGEK; from the coding sequence ATTAAAAGAAAAATTGAGAATTTAAAATCAGTACAGGAAGTAAGAGAGTATGATATTCCTTTTGAACGTAGATATCTTATAGATAAAGGATTATCACCTATGAATGGTGTAAGTGTACAAGGAAAGGTTTTATCCACAAGATCTTCCATCTGTATGTTTAAAGTGGAAAAACATCCAAAAGCATTGGAATTAAAGCCAGAACTTAAAATATTGAGTTTTGACATTGAAATCAATAGTCCTAATGGCATACCACAGCCAGAAAGAGACCCTATTGTAATAATCAGTTTTTCAAGTAACCATGGGCTAGAAAAGACTTTTTCCACTAAAAAATCATATTCAGCATTTGTAAGGACCGTACCAAATGAGAAGGAATTGCTAAATAAATTCGTGGAAACAATAAAAGCCGAAAATCCAGACATAATCACTGGTTACAACTCAGACTCTTTTGACTTTCCTTATATTAAGGAAAGAGCTGATAGATTAGGTGTAGCATTAAAATTGGGAGTTGATGAATCAAAGCTTAAATTGGTAACCGTTCCTAAAAAAGCAGCAATGATTAAAGGTCGCATTCATGTAGATCTTTACAGGATTACACGCAGACATCTCCAATTAAATAGCCATACCGTAGGAAGCGTTTACAAGGTACTTTTCGGTATTGATCGAATAGACCTTCCTGCATCGGAGATTTATAATTGTTGGAATGATAGTGATAGGAAAGAGGCAGTTTTTAGATATTCTATAGAAGATGCAAAAGCTATTATTCAAATAGGAGAGCAGATGTTGCCTATGAGTATTGAGCTTGCTCGAATTGTTGGGCAATCCTTATTTGATATTGTCCGAAGAGGGACAGGAACTCAAGTAAAATGGCATTTAATCCGCAAAGCCTATGAATATGACCATATTTTACCAAATGAACCGGGAAAATTTGAAAGAAACGTTGTAGGAGGATATGTTAAAGAACCAATACAGGGCTTACATGAAAATATTTGCTATTTTGATTTTCGCAGCCTATATCCTAGCATAATTGTAGCTAAAAATATTTCTCTAGAAACCTTATGTCAAGATGGTGATGAAGAAACATGCCATATTGCACCTGAATTTGGATATAAATTCAAAAAAGAGCCCATAGGTTTTATTCCCACGGTCACAGCTCAAATATTAAACGAACGGATCCGTATCAAAGCTAAGATGAAAGAATCCACAGATCCTGAAGAAAAACAAATCTTAAACTTCAGACAAGAAGCACTAAAAACCCTAATCTCCACCATTTATGGCTTGTATAACCATCCACAATATCGTTGGTATTGTGTCGAAGCTTCAGAAGCCATTACTGCATGGGGGAAAGATTTTCTCATAAAAACCATAGAAAAAGCCGAAAACCATGGTTTAAAACCTGTCTATGCTGATACTGATGGGTTCTTTGTGACTATGCCAAAAGGAGAAAAGTAA
- a CDS encoding zinc ribbon domain-containing protein, whose protein sequence is MGYLICDKCEGYYELQDGESPEDFDVCECGGRLKYAENLNSIKKEKLICPSCGVEIQNDTKFCGNCGKSIPIEAKKSSQKSSVTNQGVGILKELKKIKDKFLNSSFRTKIISTSSVFVLLILVFVILSGNTAATQYNDNNISFDYPKDWKIGYQNSGEIMFDYPSQISRAEIKSYPLDSDYLQMLKNDGFTKKTLNGYTYYEKRSTGGTKTLNTGIFVKDKNGWTIVIAGDKDQANNAFNMIINSFRIQ, encoded by the coding sequence TTGGGATACCTTATTTGTGACAAGTGTGAGGGTTATTATGAGCTGCAAGATGGAGAGTCTCCAGAAGATTTTGATGTTTGTGAATGTGGTGGGAGATTAAAATATGCTGAAAATCTTAATTCTATAAAAAAAGAAAAATTAATCTGCCCTTCTTGTGGAGTTGAGATACAAAACGACACTAAATTTTGTGGAAATTGTGGTAAGTCAATACCCATAGAGGCTAAAAAATCATCACAAAAATCATCTGTTACCAATCAAGGAGTTGGAATATTAAAAGAACTTAAAAAAATAAAAGATAAATTTTTAAATTCCAGTTTTCGTACGAAAATTATCAGTACAAGTAGTGTATTCGTTTTATTAATCTTGGTATTTGTAATTTTATCTGGAAATACTGCTGCTACTCAATATAATGATAATAATATAAGTTTTGATTATCCTAAAGACTGGAAAATTGGTTATCAAAATTCCGGCGAAATCATGTTTGATTATCCATCACAAATATCTAGAGCAGAAATAAAGAGTTATCCACTCGATTCAGACTATTTACAAATGTTAAAAAACGATGGATTTACAAAAAAGACTCTAAATGGTTATACCTATTATGAAAAAAGGTCAACTGGAGGTACGAAAACTCTTAATACAGGTATTTTTGTAAAAGATAAAAACGGATGGACTATAGTAATCGCTGGGGATAAAGATCAAGCCAATAATGCATTTAATATGATTATAAATAGTTTTAGAATTCAATAA
- a CDS encoding nucleotidyltransferase, which translates to MVGIPEAKLESWASKGAIVTAETTHKSVRKALDACDELRGIDPEIYLQGSYKNSTNIRGESDVDVVIQLNKTYTPYTLELSTKEQELYKSAHIDATYFLPEFKNAVLDALKAYFGYSMVSEGNKCIKIKKDSNRLDADVIVCNQYRKYKRYVNWNDQDFYEGIIFYTKLGDKIISYPKIHYDNGVNKNSVSKTNNLYKPTVRLFKNARSYMVNQGIIKENIAPSFFVECLLYNVPDTLFQNQYSTTYLNIIKWIVDSLSNGDYKNFVCQDEQTKLFGDTHKQWNLKNGVLFLSELIDLWQEW; encoded by the coding sequence ATGGTTGGGATACCCGAAGCAAAATTAGAAAGTTGGGCGTCTAAAGGTGCAATAGTTACCGCAGAAACTACACATAAATCTGTAAGAAAAGCTTTAGATGCCTGTGATGAGCTTAGAGGAATAGATCCTGAAATCTATCTCCAAGGATCTTATAAAAACAGCACTAACATTCGTGGAGAAAGTGATGTTGATGTTGTCATTCAATTAAATAAAACATATACTCCCTACACTCTGGAATTATCCACAAAAGAACAGGAACTTTATAAATCTGCGCATATTGACGCTACATACTTTCTTCCGGAATTTAAAAATGCTGTACTTGATGCTTTAAAGGCATATTTTGGATATTCAATGGTTTCTGAAGGAAATAAATGTATTAAAATTAAAAAAGACTCAAATAGATTAGATGCTGATGTAATAGTTTGTAATCAGTATCGAAAATATAAACGTTATGTAAACTGGAATGATCAAGATTTTTATGAAGGAATAATATTTTATACAAAATTAGGGGATAAAATTATTAGTTATCCTAAAATTCATTATGATAATGGAGTTAATAAAAATTCAGTATCCAAAACAAATAATTTGTATAAACCAACAGTGCGACTTTTTAAAAATGCTAGAAGTTATATGGTCAATCAAGGAATAATTAAAGAAAATATTGCACCTTCGTTTTTTGTTGAATGCTTGTTGTATAATGTCCCTGACACTCTTTTTCAAAATCAATATTCAACTACTTATTTAAATATCATTAAATGGATTGTGGATTCTCTATCAAATGGTGACTACAAAAATTTCGTGTGTCAGGATGAACAAACCAAACTTTTTGGTGATACACATAAACAATGGAATTTAAAAAATGGTGTATTATTTTTATCAGAATTAATCGATCTTTGGCAGGAGTGGTGA